Proteins co-encoded in one Bacteroidota bacterium genomic window:
- the tuf gene encoding elongation factor Tu, which produces MAKEKFDRSKPHVNIGTIGHVDHGKTTLTAAITTVLAEKGLSEVRDFSSIDNAPEEKERGITINTSHVEYQTQNRHYAHVDCPGHADYVKNMVTGAAQMDGAILVVAATDGPMPQTREHILLARQVGVPKIVVFMNKVDMVDDAELLDLVEMEIRELLTFYQFDGNNTPIIRGSALGGLNKEPKWMEKIMELMDAVDTYIPIPPREVEKPFLMPVEDVFSITGRGTVATGRIETGVVNSGEEVEIMGMQEERLKSTVTGVEMFRKLLDRGEAGDNVGLLLRGIDKKDIRRGMVIAKPGSITPHTDFKAEIYVLKKEEGGRHTPFHNKYRPQFYLRTTDVTGEIELPAGREMVMPGDNVTITVKLIMPVAMDKGLRFAIREGGRTVGAGQVVEVIK; this is translated from the coding sequence ATGGCTAAAGAAAAATTCGACCGTTCCAAACCACACGTAAACATTGGAACCATCGGTCACGTTGACCACGGAAAAACTACACTTACTGCAGCAATCACTACAGTTTTAGCTGAAAAAGGATTGTCTGAAGTAAGAGATTTCTCTTCAATTGATAACGCTCCTGAAGAAAAAGAAAGAGGTATTACAATCAATACTTCACACGTTGAATATCAAACACAGAATCGTCACTATGCACACGTTGACTGTCCAGGTCACGCGGATTATGTGAAGAACATGGTTACCGGAGCTGCCCAAATGGACGGAGCGATATTAGTTGTTGCTGCTACTGACGGACCAATGCCACAAACTCGCGAACACATTCTTTTGGCTCGCCAGGTAGGTGTACCTAAGATTGTTGTGTTTATGAACAAAGTGGATATGGTGGATGATGCTGAGTTATTAGACTTAGTTGAAATGGAAATCCGCGAATTGTTGACTTTCTATCAATTTGATGGAAACAATACTCCAATTATCCGTGGATCTGCATTGGGTGGATTGAATAAAGAGCCAAAATGGATGGAGAAAATTATGGAATTGATGGATGCTGTAGATACCTATATTCCAATTCCTCCACGTGAAGTTGAAAAACCTTTCTTGATGCCAGTTGAGGATGTATTCTCAATTACCGGACGAGGAACTGTTGCAACAGGACGTATTGAAACTGGTGTTGTGAATTCAGGTGAGGAAGTTGAGATTATGGGAATGCAAGAAGAGCGTTTGAAATCAACCGTTACAGGAGTTGAAATGTTCCGTAAATTATTGGATCGTGGAGAAGCTGGAGATAACGTAGGTTTATTATTACGTGGTATTGACAAGAAAGACATCCGTAGAGGAATGGTTATCGCAAAACCAGGTTCTATTACACCACATACTGATTTCAAAGCTGAAATTTATGTATTGAAAAAAGAAGAAGGTGGACGTCACACTCCATTCCATAACAAATACCGTCCACAGTTTTACTTACGTACAACTGACGTTACAGGAGAAATTGAATTACCAGCAGGACGCGAAATGGTTATGCCAGGTGATAACGTAACGATCACGGTAAAATTAATTATGCCGGTTGCTATGGACAAAGGTTTACGTTTTGCGATCCGTGAAGGAGGTAGAACAGTAGGTGCTGGTCAGGTAGTTGAGGTTATAAAATAA
- the secE gene encoding preprotein translocase subunit SecE → MNRIKAYFQETSQELFTKVSWPTWAELQSSAIIVMVASLIIAIIILGMDSSFRLIMENLYKLTR, encoded by the coding sequence GTGAATAGAATAAAAGCATATTTTCAGGAAACAAGTCAGGAACTATTTACAAAAGTTTCATGGCCAACTTGGGCAGAATTGCAAAGTAGTGCGATAATCGTAATGGTTGCATCCTTAATTATTGCAATAATTATTTTGGGAATGGATTCAAGTTTCCGATTAATTATGGAGAACCTTTATAAATTGACTCGATAA
- the nusG gene encoding transcription termination/antitermination factor NusG yields MATTAEQVKKWYVIRAISGKEKKIKQYIEVEINRIGMSDYVSQILIPTEKIYQIRNGKKISKERPYFGGYILIEAALIGEIPHTIKNITGVIGFLGDKNGDPVPLRMNEVNRILGNVDELADKDEELNIPFIVGETVKVVDGPFNSFSGVIEEINEEKKKLKVMVKIFGRKTPLELGYLQVEKE; encoded by the coding sequence ATGGCAACTACTGCAGAACAAGTAAAAAAGTGGTATGTTATCCGAGCTATCAGTGGCAAGGAAAAAAAGATTAAACAATACATTGAAGTTGAAATCAATCGTATTGGAATGAGTGATTATGTTTCTCAGATTTTAATTCCAACTGAAAAGATATATCAGATAAGAAACGGAAAGAAAATTAGTAAGGAACGTCCTTATTTTGGAGGATACATTTTAATTGAAGCTGCATTGATTGGGGAGATTCCTCATACAATTAAAAATATAACCGGTGTGATTGGATTTTTGGGAGATAAAAATGGAGACCCGGTTCCATTGAGAATGAATGAAGTTAACCGCATTTTAGGTAATGTGGACGAATTGGCGGATAAGGATGAAGAATTGAATATTCCTTTTATTGTTGGAGAAACAGTTAAGGTTGTAGACGGGCCGTTCAATAGCTTCAGTGGAGTAATTGAAGAAATAAACGAAGAGAAAAAGAAACTGAAAGTGATGGTGAAAATCTTCGGTCGCAAAACCCCATTAGAATTGGGTTATTTGCAAGTAGAAAAAGAGTAA
- the rplK gene encoding 50S ribosomal protein L11, translating into MAKEVTGFIKLQVKGGAANPSPPIGPALGSKGVNIMEFCKQFNARTQDQAGKVLPVIITVYSDKSFDFIIKTPPVAVQLIDAAKIKGGSAEPNRKKVGTVSWAQVKDIAQIKMPDLNCFTIESAMSMVAGTARSMGLTVTGESPLKK; encoded by the coding sequence ATGGCAAAAGAAGTAACAGGCTTTATTAAGCTTCAAGTAAAAGGTGGCGCTGCAAATCCATCACCTCCCATTGGTCCGGCTTTAGGATCAAAAGGGGTGAATATCATGGAGTTTTGCAAGCAGTTTAATGCAAGAACACAAGACCAGGCAGGAAAAGTATTGCCTGTAATCATAACCGTATATTCTGATAAGTCGTTCGACTTTATCATCAAAACTCCTCCAGTTGCAGTGCAACTAATTGATGCCGCCAAAATTAAAGGTGGTTCAGCTGAGCCAAACCGTAAAAAAGTTGGAACAGTAAGTTGGGCACAGGTAAAAGACATTGCTCAAATTAAGATGCCTGATTTGAATTGTTTTACAATTGAATCGGCAATGAGCATGGTAGCAGGTACAGCTCGCAGTATGGGTTTAACCGTTACCGGAGAGAGTCCTTTAAAAAAATAA
- a CDS encoding 50S ribosomal protein L1: MAKISKKRKAILGKVDAKKTYQLSEAAALVKEVTTTKFDSSVDMAVRLGVDPRKANQMVRGIVSLPHGTGKTVRVLVLCTPDKEAEAKAAGADHVGLDDYITKIKGGWTDIDVIITMPSVMGKVGALGKVLGPRGLMPNPKTGTVTLEVGKAVTEVKAGKIDFKVDKAGIVHASIGKVSFDSKKIAENAAELLQTIGKLKPSSAKGVYVKSISMSSTMSPGIAIDTKAVSL; encoded by the coding sequence ATGGCAAAAATATCTAAAAAAAGAAAAGCAATCCTAGGCAAAGTGGATGCTAAAAAGACATATCAATTGTCGGAAGCAGCTGCCCTGGTAAAAGAAGTAACAACTACTAAATTTGATTCGTCAGTAGACATGGCGGTTCGTTTAGGTGTTGATCCTCGTAAAGCAAATCAAATGGTTCGTGGTATTGTATCATTACCACACGGTACAGGTAAAACAGTTCGTGTATTGGTGCTTTGTACACCTGATAAAGAAGCAGAAGCTAAAGCTGCCGGAGCTGATCACGTTGGATTGGACGATTATATTACCAAAATCAAAGGAGGCTGGACAGACATCGATGTTATCATTACTATGCCAAGTGTTATGGGTAAAGTAGGTGCATTGGGTAAAGTACTTGGACCACGCGGTTTAATGCCAAATCCTAAAACAGGAACAGTAACCTTGGAAGTAGGTAAGGCAGTTACTGAAGTTAAAGCAGGTAAAATTGATTTTAAAGTGGATAAAGCGGGAATTGTTCATGCATCCATTGGTAAAGTAAGTTTCGACAGTAAGAAAATTGCTGAGAATGCTGCAGAATTACTTCAAACAATTGGCAAACTAAAACCATCCAGTGCAAAAGGAGTTTATGTAAAAAGTATCTCTATGTCGAGCACGATGAGTCCTGGAATTGCAATCGATACTAAAGCAGTTAGTTTATAA
- a CDS encoding 50S ribosomal protein L10 produces MKKSEKNEMIDSLVEKLNNNSNFYLTDISGLTVEKTNALRRKCFENQISLHVVKNTLLQKAMEKTDKDYSELYPILKGSTSVMFCEVANAPAKLIKSFRKEPTDKPVLKGAWVGEGVYIGNNQLGALADIKSKEEVIGEIIGLLQSPAKNVISALKSSGGKLAGIVKTLSEKPE; encoded by the coding sequence ATGAAAAAGTCAGAAAAAAATGAAATGATTGATAGTTTGGTTGAGAAACTAAACAACAATTCTAATTTTTATTTAACCGATATATCTGGTTTAACTGTTGAAAAAACAAATGCATTGCGCAGAAAGTGCTTCGAAAATCAAATTTCGTTGCATGTGGTGAAAAACACCTTGTTGCAAAAAGCAATGGAAAAAACCGATAAGGATTATTCAGAATTGTATCCTATTTTAAAAGGTTCAACATCAGTTATGTTTTGTGAAGTAGCAAATGCTCCTGCAAAACTAATTAAGAGCTTTAGAAAAGAACCAACCGATAAGCCTGTGTTAAAAGGTGCTTGGGTTGGCGAAGGTGTATACATCGGAAACAATCAATTAGGAGCATTAGCAGATATTAAATCGAAAGAAGAAGTTATCGGCGAAATTATCGGCTTGTTACAATCACCTGCGAAAAATGTTATTTCTGCTCTTAAATCAAGTGGAGGTAAATTGGCAGGAATTGTTAAAACCTTATCAGAAAAACCTGAATAA
- the rplL gene encoding 50S ribosomal protein L7/L12 translates to MADLKAFAEQLVNLTVKEVNELATILKDEYGIEPAAAAAVMAAPAAGGAAAAEKTTFDVILKAGGANKLAVVKLVKDLTGLGLKEAKDLVDGAPKPIKEGVSKEDAENLKTQLTEAGAEVEVK, encoded by the coding sequence ATGGCAGATTTAAAAGCTTTTGCAGAACAGTTAGTTAACCTAACAGTAAAAGAAGTAAACGAATTAGCAACTATCTTAAAAGATGAGTATGGTATTGAACCAGCAGCAGCAGCAGCAGTAATGGCAGCACCAGCAGCCGGAGGAGCAGCAGCAGCTGAAAAAACTACTTTTGATGTAATTTTAAAAGCAGGTGGAGCTAACAAATTGGCAGTAGTAAAATTGGTGAAAGACTTAACTGGTCTTGGCTTAAAAGAAGCTAAAGATTTAGTTGACGGAGCTCCAAAACCTATTAAAGAAGGTGTTTCTAAAGAAGACGCTGAGAACTTAAAAACTCAATTAACAGAAGCAGGAGCTGAAGTTGAGGTTAAATAA
- the rpoB gene encoding DNA-directed RNA polymerase subunit beta, whose translation MATNKKSQRISFSSLKNQIPYPDFLDIQLKSFQDFFQLETTPENRQDEGLFKVFSENFPISDARNNFVLEFIDYFVDPPRYSIEECIERGLTYSVPLKAKLKLYCTDPEHEDFETIVQDVYLGTIPYMTPKGTFVINGAERVIVSQLHRSPGVFFGQSRHANGTKLYSARVIPFKGSWIEFATDINSVMYAYIDRKKKLPVTTLLRAIGYESDKDILEIFNLADEMKVSKTGIKAAIGRKLAARVLKTWIEDFVDEDTGEVVSIERNEVIIDRETVIDKDHLDLILDANVKSIILHKESVNSADYAIIYNTLQKDTSNSEKEAVEHIYRQLRNAEPPDEETARGIIDKLFFSDKRYDLGEVGRFRINKKLKMDTPDDVKVLTKQDIIAIIKYLIELINSKADVDDIDHLSNRRVRTVGEQLYSQFGVGLSRMARTIRERMNVRDNEVFTPTDLINAKTLSSVINSFFGTNQLSQFMDQTNPLAEITHKRRLSALGPGGLSRERAGFEVRDVHYTHYGRLCTIETPEGPNIGLISSLCVFAKINRLGFIETPYREIKEGKVNFNLEPVYLSAEQEHGKTIAQAIADIDDKGNLHAVRVKARFEGDFPVVDPNQVDLMDVAPNQIASIAASLIPFLEHDDANRALMGSNMQRQAVPLLRPEAPIVGTGLEPLVAKDSRVLINAEGNGVVEYVDANEIVIRYNRSENDRLVSFDDDTKSYKLTKFRKTNQNTCINLKPIVAKGEKVSKGQVLCEGYATQNGELALGRNLKVAFMPWKGYNFEDAIVISERVVREDIFTSVHVDEYTLEVRDTKRGLEELTADIPNVSEEATKDLDGNGLIRVGAEVKEGDILIGKITPKGETDPSPEEKLLRAIFGDKAGDVKDASLKAPPSLKGVVIDKKLFSRVIKDRKMKADEKPLLSKIDEEMNKEVAVLKAKLVDKLFALTNGKTSQGVMNNYKEVIIAKGTKFSQKVLSGIEYANINPGKWTTDKDTNELIKILVHNYTIKANDILGAYKRKKFALTVGDELPAGIVQLAKIYIAKKRKLKVGDKMAGRHGNKGIVARIVRDEDMPFLDDGTPVDIVLNPLGVPSRMNLGQIYETVLAWAGEKLGERYFTPIFDGATLEDIDSITDKAGLPRFGRTYLTDGGTGEKFDQPATVGIIYMLKLGHMVDDKMHARSIGPYSLITQQPLGGKAQFGGQRFGEMEVWALEAFGAANILQEILTIKSDDVIGRAKAYEAIVKGDPMPTPGIPESFNVLLHELRGLGLNITLD comes from the coding sequence TTGGCAACAAATAAAAAATCACAAAGAATTAGTTTTTCTTCGCTGAAAAATCAGATCCCTTATCCTGATTTTTTGGATATACAACTGAAGTCATTTCAGGATTTTTTTCAATTAGAAACTACTCCCGAAAACCGTCAGGACGAAGGATTATTTAAGGTATTTTCTGAAAATTTCCCGATTTCTGATGCCCGAAATAATTTCGTGTTGGAGTTCATCGATTATTTTGTTGATCCACCGCGTTATTCCATTGAGGAGTGTATTGAACGAGGATTAACTTACAGCGTACCGCTAAAGGCGAAGTTAAAATTATATTGCACCGATCCTGAACACGAAGATTTTGAAACCATAGTACAGGATGTGTATTTGGGAACAATCCCATACATGACTCCGAAGGGTACTTTTGTTATCAATGGAGCAGAACGCGTAATTGTATCTCAATTGCATCGTTCACCCGGTGTATTTTTTGGTCAAAGCCGCCATGCAAATGGAACCAAGCTTTATTCTGCCAGAGTAATTCCATTTAAGGGCTCTTGGATCGAATTCGCAACGGATATAAATTCGGTAATGTATGCTTACATCGACCGTAAAAAGAAGCTTCCGGTAACTACCTTATTGCGTGCAATAGGATATGAAAGCGACAAGGATATTTTAGAAATATTCAACCTTGCCGACGAAATGAAGGTTAGCAAAACAGGTATAAAAGCAGCGATTGGCCGTAAATTGGCTGCGCGTGTTTTGAAAACTTGGATTGAGGATTTCGTAGATGAAGATACAGGTGAAGTAGTTTCTATTGAACGTAACGAAGTAATTATTGACCGTGAAACTGTAATTGACAAAGATCATTTAGACTTAATTCTAGATGCGAATGTGAAGTCAATTATTTTACATAAGGAATCAGTAAATTCAGCTGATTACGCAATCATTTATAATACACTTCAAAAAGATACTTCCAACTCAGAGAAGGAAGCAGTTGAACATATTTATCGCCAATTGCGTAATGCCGAACCACCGGATGAGGAAACCGCACGTGGTATTATTGATAAATTATTTTTCTCTGATAAACGTTATGACCTTGGTGAAGTAGGACGTTTCCGTATCAACAAAAAGTTGAAGATGGATACTCCTGATGATGTAAAGGTATTAACTAAGCAAGATATCATAGCCATCATTAAGTACTTGATTGAATTGATCAATTCAAAAGCTGATGTGGATGATATTGACCACTTGAGTAATCGTCGTGTACGTACCGTTGGAGAGCAATTATACTCTCAATTTGGTGTTGGACTTTCACGTATGGCTCGTACCATTCGTGAGCGTATGAACGTTCGAGATAACGAGGTATTTACACCTACAGATTTGATTAATGCTAAAACATTGTCATCTGTTATTAACTCATTCTTTGGAACCAATCAGCTTTCTCAATTCATGGATCAAACCAATCCATTGGCTGAGATTACACATAAGCGCAGATTGTCGGCACTCGGGCCAGGTGGTTTGAGTCGCGAGCGTGCAGGATTTGAGGTGCGTGACGTTCACTACACCCACTACGGACGCTTGTGTACAATTGAAACACCGGAAGGACCAAACATTGGTTTGATTTCTTCTTTATGTGTATTTGCAAAAATCAACCGATTAGGATTTATTGAAACACCGTACCGAGAAATTAAGGAAGGTAAGGTTAATTTCAATTTAGAACCGGTTTACTTAAGTGCAGAGCAAGAGCATGGAAAAACAATTGCGCAAGCGATTGCCGATATCGATGACAAAGGAAACCTTCATGCAGTGCGCGTAAAAGCACGTTTCGAAGGAGATTTTCCAGTGGTTGATCCAAACCAAGTTGATTTAATGGACGTAGCTCCAAATCAAATTGCTTCGATTGCGGCTTCACTTATTCCATTTCTTGAACATGATGATGCCAACCGTGCGCTCATGGGATCAAACATGCAACGTCAAGCAGTACCATTATTACGTCCAGAGGCTCCAATTGTTGGAACCGGATTGGAACCGTTGGTTGCTAAAGACAGCCGCGTTTTGATTAATGCAGAAGGTAACGGTGTGGTTGAATATGTTGACGCTAACGAAATTGTTATCCGTTACAATCGTTCAGAAAATGATCGATTGGTAAGTTTTGATGATGATACAAAATCGTATAAACTAACGAAGTTCCGTAAGACTAACCAAAATACCTGTATCAACTTGAAGCCAATTGTGGCTAAAGGCGAAAAGGTTTCTAAAGGGCAGGTTTTATGTGAAGGTTATGCCACACAAAATGGTGAACTTGCTTTAGGGCGAAACCTTAAAGTAGCATTCATGCCTTGGAAGGGTTATAACTTTGAGGATGCGATTGTAATTAGCGAGCGTGTTGTTAGAGAAGATATATTTACTTCTGTGCACGTTGATGAGTATACCTTAGAAGTTCGTGATACTAAACGAGGATTGGAAGAGTTAACTGCAGATATTCCGAATGTGAGTGAAGAAGCTACCAAAGATTTAGATGGTAACGGATTAATTCGTGTTGGAGCTGAAGTGAAGGAAGGCGATATTTTGATTGGTAAAATTACTCCGAAAGGGGAAACTGATCCTTCACCGGAAGAAAAGTTATTACGTGCGATATTTGGTGATAAAGCAGGAGATGTTAAAGATGCTTCGTTAAAGGCACCACCCTCATTGAAAGGTGTTGTAATTGATAAAAAATTATTCTCACGAGTTATCAAGGATCGTAAAATGAAGGCTGATGAAAAGCCTTTGTTAAGCAAAATTGATGAGGAGATGAATAAGGAAGTAGCTGTGTTGAAAGCTAAATTGGTGGATAAATTATTTGCTTTAACCAATGGAAAAACTTCACAGGGAGTGATGAACAACTACAAAGAAGTTATCATTGCTAAGGGAACTAAATTTTCGCAAAAAGTATTGAGCGGAATTGAGTATGCCAACATCAATCCAGGTAAATGGACCACTGATAAGGATACCAATGAATTGATTAAAATTTTGGTGCATAACTATACCATTAAAGCAAACGATATTTTAGGTGCTTACAAGCGCAAGAAATTTGCTTTAACAGTAGGAGATGAGCTACCTGCAGGAATTGTTCAATTGGCTAAAATTTACATCGCTAAAAAACGTAAGTTAAAAGTGGGTGATAAAATGGCTGGTCGCCACGGAAACAAGGGTATTGTTGCACGTATTGTACGTGATGAAGACATGCCTTTCCTTGACGATGGAACTCCTGTTGATATTGTATTGAATCCGCTGGGTGTACCTTCTCGTATGAACTTGGGTCAGATTTATGAAACTGTGTTGGCTTGGGCAGGCGAAAAATTAGGAGAGCGTTATTTTACTCCGATTTTCGATGGTGCTACATTGGAAGACATTGATTCAATTACTGACAAAGCTGGTTTACCTCGATTTGGGCGTACTTATTTGACAGATGGCGGTACAGGTGAGAAGTTTGACCAACCGGCTACTGTAGGTATTATTTACATGCTTAAATTAGGTCACATGGTGGATGATAAGATGCATGCCCGTTCAATTGGACCATACTCGTTGATTACTCAACAACCGTTAGGTGGTAAGGCTCAATTTGGAGGTCAGCGTTTTGGTGAGATGGAGGTTTGGGCATTAGAAGCATTCGGTGCTGCTAATATCCTACAAGAAATCTTAACCATTAAGTCGGATGACGTAATTGGCCGTGCTAAAGCATACGAAGCAATTGTAAAAGGCGATCCAATGCCAACACCGGGAATTCCGGAATCATTCAATGTATTATTGCATGAATTAAGAGGCTTGGGATTAAATATTACCTTGGATTAA
- a CDS encoding T9SS type A sorting domain-containing protein codes for MKFYFTIICFCLLFNCTQNASAQIVLENSYDTASYSLSYVRLQHNGEKYVAIRHSNFSSAYQSMKFYNLNHSIWKTINLSSLPIITGPFGGSSRAILFVSDSLFATDTLIEFMYSISYGDTIPGSGGGAVFSNMYTYIYNENLTSIFSDNVGLYNGNYSGFPEEKWPIINTTQGTKMILNSTYPLFQAKVYSLPGIYINANKSYVLDQAQVPESAEKMNIYPNPSSDYTIVSYSLPKDVETAKMVFYDLNGKMVKSFTIDHTFTNLRLSVYDLNTGSYYCQVEGENRVLSGKKLIKIN; via the coding sequence ATGAAATTTTACTTCACGATAATTTGTTTCTGTTTACTTTTTAATTGCACCCAAAATGCAAGTGCTCAAATCGTACTGGAAAACAGTTACGACACAGCTTCTTATTCGCTATCCTATGTAAGATTGCAGCATAACGGTGAAAAATATGTGGCTATTCGTCATTCAAATTTTTCTAGTGCGTATCAGAGCATGAAGTTTTATAACTTAAATCATTCGATTTGGAAAACAATTAATTTGAGCTCTTTGCCGATAATTACAGGCCCCTTTGGAGGAAGCAGTCGTGCAATATTGTTTGTTTCGGATAGCTTATTTGCAACAGACACTCTAATAGAATTTATGTATTCAATTTCATATGGTGATACAATTCCGGGTAGCGGTGGTGGTGCTGTGTTTTCAAATATGTACACCTATATTTATAATGAGAACTTGACTTCAATTTTTTCAGATAATGTTGGTCTTTATAATGGCAACTATTCCGGTTTTCCAGAAGAAAAGTGGCCAATAATAAACACAACACAAGGTACTAAAATGATATTAAATTCTACTTATCCATTATTTCAAGCAAAAGTTTATAGTTTGCCTGGAATTTACATTAACGCCAATAAGAGCTATGTTTTGGATCAAGCACAAGTTCCCGAATCGGCTGAAAAAATGAATATTTATCCCAACCCTAGTAGTGACTATACAATTGTTAGTTATTCCTTACCCAAAGATGTCGAAACAGCAAAAATGGTATTTTATGATTTGAATGGGAAAATGGTAAAATCATTTACAATTGATCATACTTTTACCAATTTGAGATTGTCTGTTTATGATTTGAACACCGGTTCCTATTACTGCCAGGTTGAAGGAGAAAACAGAGTGCTATCAGGTAAAAAATTAATTAAGATAAATTAA
- a CDS encoding ATP-binding cassette domain-containing protein, protein MISTSGITLQYGKKVLFEKVSINFTPGNCYGLIGANGAGKSTFLKILSGEIEAQQGSVIMTPGARLSFLNQNQHAFDDIQVQKTVIMGNRKLYDIIVEKDAIYAKADFSDKDGMRAAELESNFAEMNGWDAESDASELLSGLGIKEELHFKLMKELSGSEKVRVLLAQAIFGNPDVLLLDEPTNNLDVETILWLENFLSEFKNTVIVVSHDRHFIDAVCTHIADIDYNQINVFTGNYTFWYESSQLILKQKQDANKKTEDKKKELESFVARFSANASKSRQATSRKKLLDKLVFEEIKPSSRRYPYINFKTKAETRNQIFEVKNLRKKIDGVELYKDLNFTIESGDKIAFISKEAFAVSTFFDIITGEQTQDSGDFRWGGTSAQSYFPKNNQHYFNVDLNLVDWLAQYSEEKDESWIRSFLGKMLFSGEDSLKKCKVLSGGEKVRCLIAKMMLDSANTLVLDQPTNHLDLESITALNNSLIDFKGNILFASHDHQFTETIANRIIEISPNGIIDKRITYDEYITDEKIKSLRDELYAVNA, encoded by the coding sequence ATGATTAGTACAAGCGGAATCACCCTTCAATACGGCAAAAAAGTATTGTTCGAAAAAGTGAGTATCAATTTTACTCCCGGAAATTGTTATGGTTTAATTGGTGCAAACGGGGCTGGAAAATCAACTTTTCTTAAAATTCTATCCGGTGAAATTGAGGCACAACAAGGAAGTGTAATTATGACTCCGGGTGCACGTCTCTCCTTCTTGAATCAAAATCAGCATGCGTTTGATGATATACAGGTTCAAAAAACCGTGATTATGGGGAACCGCAAATTGTACGATATAATTGTTGAAAAAGATGCTATTTATGCTAAGGCAGATTTTAGCGATAAAGATGGAATGCGTGCTGCCGAGCTCGAAAGCAATTTTGCTGAAATGAACGGATGGGACGCCGAATCGGATGCATCTGAACTTTTAAGTGGCTTGGGAATTAAAGAAGAGCTGCATTTTAAATTGATGAAAGAGTTAAGCGGTAGCGAAAAAGTTCGTGTGTTACTTGCGCAAGCTATTTTTGGTAATCCCGATGTATTGCTCTTGGATGAGCCAACCAATAACTTGGATGTTGAAACTATTTTATGGCTTGAAAACTTTTTGAGCGAATTTAAAAATACAGTAATTGTTGTAAGTCACGACCGACACTTTATTGACGCTGTTTGTACCCATATTGCCGATATTGATTATAATCAGATAAATGTGTTTACAGGGAATTATACTTTCTGGTATGAAAGCAGTCAGTTAATTCTGAAGCAAAAACAAGATGCCAATAAAAAAACAGAGGACAAGAAAAAAGAATTGGAATCCTTTGTAGCCCGCTTTAGCGCAAATGCTTCGAAATCGAGGCAAGCAACTTCGCGTAAAAAATTATTGGATAAATTGGTTTTTGAAGAAATTAAACCTTCGTCACGTCGCTATCCTTACATTAATTTTAAAACTAAAGCAGAAACTCGTAATCAAATTTTTGAGGTAAAAAATTTGCGCAAAAAAATAGATGGAGTGGAACTGTATAAAGACCTAAATTTCACCATCGAAAGTGGCGATAAAATAGCATTTATAAGTAAAGAAGCTTTTGCTGTTTCTACCTTCTTCGATATTATTACGGGTGAACAAACGCAAGATTCAGGCGATTTTCGTTGGGGTGGCACTAGTGCACAATCCTACTTCCCAAAAAACAACCAGCATTACTTTAATGTTGATTTAAATTTGGTTGATTGGCTGGCTCAATACTCCGAAGAAAAAGATGAAAGCTGGATTCGTAGCTTTTTGGGTAAAATGCTTTTTTCGGGTGAAGATTCATTAAAGAAATGCAAGGTGTTGAGTGGTGGAGAAAAAGTGCGTTGCTTAATTGCTAAAATGATGCTGGATAGCGCCAATACACTCGTACTTGACCAACCTACCAACCACCTCGATTTGGAAAGCATTACTGCATTAAACAATTCCTTAATTGATTTCAAAGGGAATATTTTATTTGCCTCACACGATCATCAGTTTACTGAAACCATTGCTAATCGCATCATTGAAATATCACCGAATGGAATCATCGATAAGCGAATAACTTATGATGAGTATATAACCGATGAAAAAATTAAATCATTGAGAGATGAATTGTATGCAGTGAATGCGTAA